ATCGACCACGCCGATGGAGCCCTGCCGCACCTCAACCACCACGATGTCACCTTTACGGCCGTCTCCCGCGCCCCGCTGCCGGAAATCCAGGCCTACAAGCGGCGCATGGAGTGGAAGTTCCCCTGGGTCTCGTCCTTCGGCAGCGATTTCAACTTCGACTTCCACGTCTCGTTTACAAAGCAGCAAATTGCCGAGGGTATTACCTACAACTACGAGCAGCATCCGGGCCGCGATGGAGGCGAGACCGAACTACCGGGCATGAGTGCTTTTTTCCGTGATGCCGATGGAACGGTCTTCCACACCTTCTCCAGTTATGCGCGCGGCATCGAAGACTGGATCGGCACGCTGATGATCTTTGACCGAGCCCCGCTTGGCCGCAATGAGAGCAGCACGATGAGCTTTCTCAAGCGGCACGACGAATACGAAACCAAACCGAAGGCAGCCGCATGCTGCCATGGAGAGTAACTCTGATGAAACTGAACGCGTACCTCAACTTCGGTGGCAACTGTCGCCAGGCCTTCGAGTACTACGAGCAGCACCTTGGCGCGAAGATCGTGATGTCGATGACTTTCAATCAGTCGCCTGACCAGAGCAATGTTCCTCCCGGCGCCGGCGACCAGATACTGTACGCGAATCTCTCCATCGCCGACACGCAGATCATGGGTAGCGACACTCCGAACTACGAGCCCATCCGCAGCTCGTACCTCACACTCTCCATGCCCGAGGCCGAGGTTTTCGACAAATCATGGAAGGCACTGACGGAAGGCGGCGAGATTCTGATGCCGCGTAACGAGACCTTCTTCGCCTATGAGTTCGGCATCCTGCGCGACAAGTTCAACGTGCTCTGGATGCTCATCCGCGAAAAGCCCATGCAGTAAAGGTAGCCACTGAACCGGGTGCCCCAGGTCCCTCGGGGACCTGGGCATTCGCGCTTCGCGCGAACCGTTTTGTTATCTTGCAAACTCCGCCTCTGAGCCCGCTAACAGTGCCCTTAAGCAAAACGCTCGCGCAATCGGATGCATGGCTTGAATCATTGCCTTCCGAACTACTCTCCAGGCTTAGCCGCAGCTGTCGGCGTCACAGCCGGAACAGCCGGTGCCGCTACCGGAGCCGTAATCATCATCGCCATCCGCGGGAACGTAAACGTCCCACCCGCATCATCAATCACATTCACCTGGCAGATGTAGCTTCCTGGCGCGAGCTGGGCTAAAGGCACGTCGAACTGGAAGCCCACGGCATTGCGGTCCGGAATATTCACCGCATTCGCTTCGATCAGCGGCGTCTCGAAGACCTTGCTTCCCGCCGCATTCAGGAACTCAATCGACGTCAGCACATGCGCTGCCGGGTCGGGTCTGCGCTGTAACCCCGCAGGAGTCGGCGGAGGTGTCGCTGCCCCAGCATTGCTCGCAGGCTTGGCGGGATCGTAGACCTCGTACAGGAAATAGAGGTGCTGATCCTGGCGGAAGACATGCGGGATATTCGGTACATACTGCTGCCCATCCCGCACCAGCAGGCTCTGATTCCGCGGATTGTTATTGGGTGTCCGCTGATTCGCCACCAATACCGACGAAAGCTTCAGTGGAACCTTCTTCATATCCGGAACGTTGATGTCGGTCTCAAACGATCCCATGTTGCCACTCTGGTTTTCGCGCACGACAAACTTCAGGTGATACCGTCCGGGCGCTAGCGAGAAGCCGGTCGAGTACTGGATGTTCTTCCGCTGCACCTGCTGGTTGGCATCAAGTTGCAGCTTCACCGTCTCACGTGCCGAGCCGACGACGATCTGCTGCGCATTCTTCACATTGCCGATGATGTCAATCGTTGCCTTCGACTGATCCTTCACCTGCGTGAAAGGAATCTGCGAGCCAGGCACAATCAGCGATACAGGAACGAAGAAATGGTTATCGTTCTGGCGGAAGTACAGCGCCTGCAGGTAGACGGCGACATCCACCGCCGGCGCATCCGAACGGAGCTGCTCATTCAGCGCCAGTTCGCGGTCTTCGTTCTTCTGGTGCTGGAAGTCTGCAGGAGCATAGTATCCCGGACGATATTCCAGCTTGATGTCCGGACGATTGATCTTCACCTGCAGCTTGCGGAAGCTGCCGTCACGCCGCTGATCCGTCGAGCGGAAGCCGATGATGTAATACGCCTCAGTATCGTGCTGGATAGCCTGGAAGGCCGGACCGAAGTCATTTGAGTCGAAGAAGGCCTTGCCGCCCGTATCCGAGGAAAGGGAAGCCAGGGTCTCCTGCGAGCTAAAGTTGGAATCCAGGCGCGACTGCATCGTCGCTCCGTTATAAGCTGACGTCCCGCGTGTTGATCCCGTGGACGCATCGCCCACCGGCGGCAGCGCCTGCAAGCCGCGCGTGTCCACCGAATAGATGCTCATATTGGCCTTGGTCGCGGCATTCGTAGCCGCCCGCAGCGAGGCTTGGTTCTCGATACCGTTGCGCGTCAGACCGCCGGAGAAGTACAGCAATGACTTGCGCTGATCCACGCGTTCCAGCGACTTCGCAACCTGCAGAATGGCATACATCGACCGGTCGGTATTCAGTGCGTTGTATTCGGAGTCATCCACGACAAAGGAAGAGGCATCGTCCGCCGTGCCTTCTGAATCGCCATTACCGCCATTGGCGAAGCCCTGTCCTTCGGTGCCGTTAAAGCTGCCCACGGCGCGCAGCAGCGCGTTCTGGTCGGCGGTGAAATCCTGCACAAGCTTCAGGGAAGTATCCATTGAGACCACGGCGACCAGATCCGCCGGAGCCATCTTCTTGTTGATGTACTCCTTCGCCGAGTCGACGCCGCGGTCGATATCAGA
This genomic window from Terriglobus albidus contains:
- a CDS encoding DUF899 domain-containing protein: MPDHAVVSPEVWLEARKAFLQREKELTHLRDAINRERMELPWVRVEKEYVFDTEQGPQTLASLFDGRSQLIVYHFMLGPGWEAGCPGCSFLIDHADGALPHLNHHDVTFTAVSRAPLPEIQAYKRRMEWKFPWVSSFGSDFNFDFHVSFTKQQIAEGITYNYEQHPGRDGGETELPGMSAFFRDADGTVFHTFSSYARGIEDWIGTLMIFDRAPLGRNESSTMSFLKRHDEYETKPKAAACCHGE
- a CDS encoding VOC family protein, with protein sequence MKLNAYLNFGGNCRQAFEYYEQHLGAKIVMSMTFNQSPDQSNVPPGAGDQILYANLSIADTQIMGSDTPNYEPIRSSYLTLSMPEAEVFDKSWKALTEGGEILMPRNETFFAYEFGILRDKFNVLWMLIREKPMQ
- a CDS encoding VWA domain-containing protein — encoded protein: MKTETMKRYSGSMKLTAALTLPVLLGVTTVAQTASQVPNQQPGQAPVFTISVRSEIVLTNVVARDKQGNVVKDLKASDFTVFENGKPQKISSFDFQNVDLAAALKEKTTVAGTTSIAKMLERSIGEDKQALRDHRLIVIFFDLSSMQQSDIDRGVDSAKEYINKKMAPADLVAVVSMDTSLKLVQDFTADQNALLRAVGSFNGTEGQGFANGGNGDSEGTADDASSFVVDDSEYNALNTDRSMYAILQVAKSLERVDQRKSLLYFSGGLTRNGIENQASLRAATNAATKANMSIYSVDTRGLQALPPVGDASTGSTRGTSAYNGATMQSRLDSNFSSQETLASLSSDTGGKAFFDSNDFGPAFQAIQHDTEAYYIIGFRSTDQRRDGSFRKLQVKINRPDIKLEYRPGYYAPADFQHQKNEDRELALNEQLRSDAPAVDVAVYLQALYFRQNDNHFFVPVSLIVPGSQIPFTQVKDQSKATIDIIGNVKNAQQIVVGSARETVKLQLDANQQVQRKNIQYSTGFSLAPGRYHLKFVVRENQSGNMGSFETDINVPDMKKVPLKLSSVLVANQRTPNNNPRNQSLLVRDGQQYVPNIPHVFRQDQHLYFLYEVYDPAKPASNAGAATPPPTPAGLQRRPDPAAHVLTSIEFLNAAGSKVFETPLIEANAVNIPDRNAVGFQFDVPLAQLAPGSYICQVNVIDDAGGTFTFPRMAMMITAPVAAPAVPAVTPTAAAKPGE